The following are encoded together in the bacterium genome:
- a CDS encoding type II toxin-antitoxin system VapC family toxin, with translation MILMDVNVLVYAQREDAPNHRAYREWLERVLAGDDAFAVSELVLSGVVRVLTHPRVFDPPTPLDRALLFVDTVRQREQCVAVAPGARHWEIFQRLCREAEVKGNLVPDAYLAALAIESGSEWITTDRDFSRFPGLRWRHPLGS, from the coding sequence TTGATCCTGATGGACGTGAACGTGCTCGTGTACGCCCAGAGAGAAGATGCCCCGAACCATCGCGCCTACCGGGAGTGGCTCGAGCGCGTGCTCGCAGGCGATGACGCCTTCGCGGTGTCGGAACTGGTCCTGAGCGGGGTCGTGCGCGTGCTGACGCACCCGCGCGTCTTCGACCCCCCGACTCCGCTCGACCGGGCACTGTTGTTCGTCGACACGGTGCGCCAACGCGAACAGTGCGTTGCCGTCGCCCCGGGGGCGCGACACTGGGAGATCTTTCAGCGTCTCTGCCGCGAGGCGGAGGTGAAGGGCAACCTCGTACCGGACGCGTATCTGGCGGCGCTGGCCATCGAGTCGGGAAGCGAATGGATCACCACGGACCGGGATTTCAGCCGCTTTCCCGGCCTGCGCTGGCGTCACCCCCTCGGATCCTGA
- a CDS encoding DUF2191 domain-containing protein has translation MRTTVRLDAGLLADAKKLAAESGQTLTRVIEDALRMKLARQTERRKGPPLRLPTTKGRGLLPGVDLDDSAALLERMEERS, from the coding sequence ATGCGAACGACGGTCCGTCTCGATGCGGGTCTGCTCGCGGACGCCAAGAAGCTCGCCGCGGAGAGCGGACAGACGCTCACTCGGGTGATCGAGGATGCGCTACGGATGAAGCTCGCGCGGCAGACGGAGCGGCGGAAGGGCCCGCCGCTCCGTCTGCCGACGACCAAGGGTCGCGGGCTTCTCCCCGGGGTCGATCTCGACGACTCGGCGGCGCTGCTCGAGCGGATGGAGGAGCGCTCTTGA
- a CDS encoding class I SAM-dependent methyltransferase codes for MQAVVDAPDRSAADRALDGGRHPAETLAFFGIGPGMRVAEIGAGGGYTSELLARTVGPTGVVYAQNSPFVLKRFAEQPLSARLATPPMKNVVRVDSEWDDPLPPQARNLDAVLIVLFYHDTVWQGADRAKMNRAIFDALRPGGVYGIIDHSARPGTGTADVQTMHRIDEPVVVQEVTAAGFQFVADAAFLRNPADPRDWNDSPTAAAERRGTSDRFVLKFVKPATTLAR; via the coding sequence ATCCAGGCGGTGGTCGATGCCCCCGATCGCAGCGCCGCCGACCGCGCCCTCGACGGCGGGCGTCATCCGGCCGAGACGCTGGCGTTCTTCGGCATCGGCCCCGGCATGCGGGTCGCCGAGATCGGCGCCGGCGGCGGCTACACCAGCGAGCTGCTGGCGCGCACCGTCGGCCCCACCGGCGTCGTCTACGCGCAGAACTCGCCGTTCGTCCTCAAGCGCTTCGCCGAGCAGCCGTTGAGCGCGCGCCTGGCGACGCCGCCGATGAAGAACGTGGTGCGCGTCGACAGCGAATGGGACGATCCGCTGCCGCCGCAGGCGCGCAACCTCGATGCCGTGCTGATCGTGCTCTTCTACCACGACACCGTCTGGCAGGGTGCCGACCGCGCCAAGATGAACCGCGCGATCTTCGACGCCCTGCGTCCGGGCGGCGTGTACGGCATCATCGACCACAGCGCCCGGCCCGGCACCGGCACGGCCGACGTGCAGACGATGCACCGCATCGACGAGCCCGTGGTCGTGCAGGAGGTCACCGCCGCCGGCTTCCAGTTCGTCGCCGACGCCGCCTTTCTGCGCAACCCCGCCGACCCGCGCGACTGGAACGACTCGCCGACCGCGGCCGCCGAGCGTCGCGGCACCAGCGACCGCTTCGTGCTCAAGTTCGTCAAGCCGGCGACCACCTTGGCGCGTTGA
- a CDS encoding DUF4331 family protein: MSNHFTGLSLGPPMGDQRLDLCDLYVFQSPADAKRTAIILNANPNADALHPDAIYRVNIDTDGDCLTDIAFSYVFSPPRGGRQTVDVFHATGADARSPEPVGKKIIAGAEVSFGPTANVITAGPYTFFAGARSDAFFFDFDGIKNLFDTSGGRNFTAPHLGGKSPWTGIDSNAAANVFSTAIELPTAELGAREIRVWGRCSLRRDGALRHVDRAGHPSVSSFFNTDDTKEEYNASEPVNDRRRWTDMFVHLMGHTGGYTREEAIAAIDADRLLPDMLPFDVSKPAKYPNGRSLTDDVIDHRLHFLSKGDIPPDGLKPHTDVLRTFPYLGPPHPPARPHGE; the protein is encoded by the coding sequence ATGTCGAACCACTTCACCGGCCTCAGCCTCGGGCCGCCGATGGGCGACCAGCGACTCGACCTTTGCGACCTGTACGTCTTCCAGTCGCCGGCGGACGCGAAGCGAACCGCCATCATCCTCAACGCGAATCCCAACGCGGACGCGCTGCATCCCGATGCGATCTATCGGGTCAACATCGATACCGACGGGGACTGTCTGACGGACATCGCGTTCAGCTACGTATTCAGCCCGCCACGGGGCGGGCGCCAGACCGTCGATGTCTTCCACGCCACCGGCGCGGACGCGCGGTCGCCCGAGCCAGTCGGGAAGAAGATCATCGCCGGTGCCGAGGTCTCGTTCGGACCGACCGCCAACGTCATCACCGCCGGCCCGTACACGTTTTTCGCCGGCGCGCGCAGTGACGCGTTCTTCTTCGATTTCGACGGGATCAAGAATCTCTTCGACACCAGCGGCGGGCGCAACTTCACCGCCCCGCACCTCGGTGGGAAGTCGCCGTGGACGGGCATCGATTCGAATGCGGCGGCGAACGTGTTCTCGACCGCAATCGAGCTGCCGACCGCCGAGCTCGGCGCGCGCGAGATTCGCGTCTGGGGCCGGTGCAGCCTCCGCCGCGACGGGGCGCTGCGCCACGTCGACCGCGCCGGGCATCCATCGGTGAGCAGCTTCTTCAACACCGACGACACGAAGGAGGAGTACAACGCGAGCGAGCCGGTGAACGATCGCCGGCGGTGGACGGACATGTTCGTCCATCTCATGGGGCACACCGGCGGCTACACGCGCGAGGAGGCGATCGCCGCGATCGACGCCGACCGGCTGCTGCCGGACATGCTGCCGTTCGATGTGTCGAAGCCGGCGAAGTATCCGAACGGCCGCTCGTTGACCGACGACGTGATCGATCACCGTCTGCATTTCCTCTCGAAGGGCGACATTCCACCCGACGGTCTGAAGCCGCATACCGACGTGCTCCGGACGTTCCCGTATCTCGGGCCGCCGCATCCCCCGGCACGGCCGCACGGCGAATGA
- a CDS encoding enoyl-CoA hydratase, whose translation MTYEHILLARDGAVATITMNRPAKRNALSEAHMDELIAALRALGGDGTTRAVILAANGPAFCAGHDLRELVGRDLAAYRGVFDRCVELMTAVQSIPQPVIAQVHGLATAAGCQLVATCDLALAGEAATFATPGVNIGLFCTTPMVALTRAIGRKRAMEMLLTGAAIDAQRAADWGLVNRVVADARLAEETRALAARIASASRLTVAIGKQAFYAQVDLDQPKAYAYAKEVMSMNALAADAQEGMCAFVEKRKASWSDR comes from the coding sequence ATGACCTACGAGCACATCCTGCTGGCGCGCGACGGCGCCGTCGCCACCATCACCATGAATCGCCCGGCGAAGCGCAACGCCCTCTCCGAGGCGCACATGGACGAGCTGATCGCGGCCCTGCGCGCCCTCGGCGGCGACGGCACGACGCGCGCCGTGATCCTCGCCGCCAACGGGCCCGCCTTCTGCGCCGGCCACGACCTGCGCGAGCTGGTCGGGCGCGACCTCGCCGCCTATCGGGGGGTGTTCGATCGCTGCGTCGAGTTGATGACCGCGGTGCAGTCGATCCCGCAGCCGGTGATCGCACAGGTGCACGGCCTGGCGACGGCGGCCGGCTGCCAACTGGTCGCGACCTGCGATCTGGCGCTGGCCGGCGAGGCGGCGACGTTCGCCACCCCCGGCGTGAACATCGGCCTCTTCTGCACCACGCCGATGGTGGCGCTGACCCGCGCCATCGGCCGCAAGCGCGCCATGGAAATGCTGCTCACCGGCGCCGCCATCGACGCCCAGCGCGCCGCCGACTGGGGCCTGGTGAATCGCGTCGTCGCCGACGCCCGGCTGGCCGAGGAGACGCGCGCGCTCGCCGCGCGCATCGCGTCCGCCAGCCGCCTCACCGTCGCCATCGGCAAGCAGGCGTTCTACGCCCAGGTCGATCTCGACCAGCCCAAGGCATACGCCTACGCCAAGGAGGTGATGAGCATGAACGCGCTCGCCGCCGACGCCCAGGAGGGGATGTGCGCCTTCGTCGAGAAGCGCAAAGCGAGCTGGAGCGACCGCTAG
- a CDS encoding DUF1800 domain-containing protein, whose product MAESSPLTLAHARHLLRRTGFGATAAEARSLSGRFATRGAAADSLLGFKPSRFRPGGRYIDDVHNKWIAYMAKTRLQLQEKLVLFWHDHFACSYDKVGDLDLMRNQNRLFRLNCKGDFAALVKAVNKDAAMMEFLDTVRNRRNEPNENYGRELQELFTLGVTDLLGNPNYEQEDVFQIARAFTGWTYDDKGVAEFRNGRHDYQSAYPERGPKRIFRTTGGFGANGADYTTAGEGPQEIDTVIDVILQHRYGPGLRNTVADHIAYKLITFFAHPSPSLSYVTDVVDASGFAGNWSIAGLLKQIFVHDDFYLSAGPASAGTPKSVKWPVDYAVSALRLLRMKLHGRYQETQGGSYASIRDHLTNMGQVLLEPPSVFGWDWELAWMSSSALLARYGYARDLIASRDGGAGSFQPAKVLDARVFDLTDAGAIVDAVADVLGVDLAAAERAALINYLTNNAPAAAVDLRDPDTADRKLRGLFGLLLQSPAFQLQ is encoded by the coding sequence ATGGCCGAGAGCTCCCCGCTCACCCTCGCACACGCCCGGCATCTGTTGCGGCGCACTGGCTTCGGCGCCACCGCGGCGGAGGCGCGCTCGCTGTCCGGGCGCTTCGCCACCCGCGGCGCCGCCGCCGATTCGCTGCTCGGCTTCAAGCCGTCGCGCTTCCGCCCCGGCGGCCGCTACATCGACGACGTCCACAACAAGTGGATCGCGTACATGGCCAAGACGCGGCTCCAGTTGCAGGAGAAGCTGGTGCTGTTCTGGCACGACCACTTCGCGTGCAGCTACGACAAGGTCGGCGACCTCGACCTGATGCGCAACCAGAACCGGCTGTTCCGCCTCAACTGCAAGGGCGACTTCGCGGCGCTGGTGAAGGCGGTCAACAAGGACGCGGCGATGATGGAGTTCCTCGACACGGTGCGCAATCGCCGCAACGAGCCGAACGAGAACTACGGCCGCGAGCTGCAGGAGCTGTTCACGCTCGGCGTCACCGACCTGCTCGGCAACCCCAACTACGAGCAGGAGGACGTGTTCCAGATCGCCCGCGCCTTCACCGGCTGGACGTACGACGACAAGGGCGTCGCCGAATTCCGCAACGGGCGTCACGACTACCAGAGCGCCTACCCGGAGCGCGGGCCGAAGCGCATCTTCAGGACGACCGGCGGCTTCGGCGCCAACGGCGCCGACTACACCACCGCCGGCGAGGGGCCGCAGGAGATCGACACCGTCATCGACGTCATCCTGCAGCACCGCTACGGGCCGGGGCTGCGCAACACGGTGGCCGACCACATCGCGTACAAGCTCATCACCTTCTTCGCCCATCCCTCGCCGTCGCTGTCGTACGTCACCGACGTCGTCGACGCCTCGGGGTTCGCCGGCAACTGGAGCATCGCCGGCCTGCTGAAGCAGATCTTCGTGCACGACGATTTCTACCTGTCCGCCGGCCCGGCGAGCGCCGGCACGCCGAAGTCGGTGAAGTGGCCGGTCGACTACGCCGTCAGCGCCCTCCGCCTGCTGCGCATGAAGCTGCACGGGCGCTACCAGGAGACGCAGGGCGGCAGCTACGCCAGCATCCGCGACCATCTCACCAACATGGGCCAGGTGCTGCTCGAGCCGCCGAGCGTCTTCGGCTGGGACTGGGAGCTGGCGTGGATGAGCAGCTCGGCGTTGTTGGCGCGCTACGGCTACGCGCGCGACCTGATCGCCTCGCGCGACGGCGGCGCCGGGTCGTTCCAGCCGGCGAAGGTGCTCGACGCCCGCGTCTTCGATCTCACCGATGCCGGCGCCATCGTCGATGCCGTCGCCGACGTGCTCGGCGTCGATCTGGCCGCCGCCGAGCGGGCGGCGCTGATCAACTACCTCACCAACAACGCCCCGGCGGCCGCCGTGGACCTGCGCGATCCGGACACCGCCGACCGCAAGCTGCGCGGGCTGTTCGGCCTGCTCCTGCAGTCGCCGGCGTTCCAGCTCCAGTGA
- a CDS encoding DUF1501 domain-containing protein gives MAITRRQFLRRTGLATAGALFGPGLFRSPWLQQAMASTIGDRYFIVLFLDGGNDGLNTVIPVSGGSTIGSGAKGLRALYEDARDNPSTAGGIRILNPLVPTPGANAPAMLDPNTGCQLGFHPGLASLRDMYEDGMVAVLQGCGYPEYNLSHEVSRRIWQRGTPLSALGSGWMGRHLATAGYLGSDIPAVNIGSSVAGEYQQTATSVLVFDRLQDFGFPYDDAYTGDNGAKNAAFTALCTAALANDNPGMQYIGGTGNSTLTATNAYPALHAQYLADRRPWSRRYSGDNPPGLNTSTARGFREIAKVIYGVARGMLPSSLSARFFELANGGYDTHSSQGASETNGGHYRLHAEVADAVKLFYQDLADMASGASMGSGLADLPNKVTVLVWSEFSRRIRQNDSGTDHGSQGPMFVIGGADAINGGVYGNHPNIDPNDASNGIDDDGNSRYSQSNANPQRSTDFRDVYGTIMKHWLGVANPQPLLPLDSDLGYSGPHYWTAANFNLGFLP, from the coding sequence ATGGCCATCACCAGACGTCAGTTCCTCCGCCGCACCGGTCTCGCCACCGCCGGCGCGCTGTTCGGCCCCGGCCTCTTCCGCTCCCCCTGGCTGCAACAGGCGATGGCGTCGACGATCGGCGATCGCTACTTCATCGTCCTCTTCCTCGACGGCGGCAACGACGGTCTGAACACCGTCATCCCGGTGAGCGGCGGCTCGACGATCGGCAGCGGCGCCAAGGGCCTGCGCGCGCTGTACGAGGACGCCCGCGACAACCCCTCCACCGCCGGCGGCATCCGCATCCTCAATCCCCTGGTCCCGACGCCCGGCGCCAACGCGCCGGCGATGCTCGATCCCAACACCGGCTGCCAGCTCGGTTTCCACCCCGGCCTGGCGTCGCTGCGCGACATGTACGAGGACGGGATGGTCGCCGTGCTGCAGGGCTGCGGCTACCCCGAGTACAACCTCTCGCACGAGGTCTCGCGCCGCATCTGGCAGCGCGGCACGCCGCTCAGCGCGCTCGGCAGCGGCTGGATGGGACGCCACCTCGCCACCGCCGGCTATCTCGGCAGCGACATCCCGGCGGTCAACATCGGCAGCTCGGTGGCCGGCGAATACCAGCAGACCGCCACCTCGGTGCTGGTCTTCGACCGCCTGCAGGACTTCGGCTTCCCGTACGACGACGCCTACACGGGCGACAACGGCGCCAAGAACGCCGCCTTCACGGCCCTCTGCACCGCCGCGTTGGCCAACGACAACCCCGGCATGCAGTACATCGGCGGCACCGGCAACTCGACGCTGACCGCCACCAACGCCTATCCGGCGCTGCACGCGCAGTACCTCGCCGACCGCCGGCCGTGGAGCCGGCGATACAGCGGCGACAACCCGCCCGGGCTCAACACCAGCACCGCGCGCGGCTTCCGCGAGATCGCCAAGGTGATCTACGGCGTCGCCCGCGGCATGCTGCCGTCGAGCCTCAGCGCCCGCTTCTTCGAGCTCGCCAACGGCGGCTACGATACCCACTCCAGCCAGGGCGCCTCGGAAACCAACGGCGGCCACTACCGCCTGCACGCCGAGGTGGCGGATGCGGTCAAGCTCTTCTACCAGGACCTCGCCGACATGGCCTCCGGCGCCTCGATGGGCAGCGGTCTCGCCGATCTGCCCAACAAGGTCACCGTGCTGGTGTGGAGCGAGTTCAGCCGCCGCATCCGCCAGAACGACAGCGGCACCGATCACGGCTCGCAGGGCCCGATGTTCGTCATCGGCGGCGCCGACGCGATCAACGGCGGCGTGTACGGCAATCACCCCAACATCGATCCGAACGACGCCAGCAACGGCATCGACGACGACGGCAACAGCCGCTATTCGCAGTCCAACGCCAACCCGCAGCGCTCGACCGACTTCCGCGACGTCTACGGCACGATCATGAAGCACTGGCTCGGCGTCGCCAACCCGCAGCCGCTGCTGCCGCTCGACAGCGATCTCGGCTACAGCGGCCCCCATTACTGGACGGCGGCGAACTTCAACCTGGGCTTCCTGCCGTGA
- a CDS encoding GIY-YIG nuclease family protein, translated as MGVYCVRNTVNGKALVGVARDVPGKLNSHRAQLRMRAHRNPALQRDWDAFGADAFVFEALDLLTPTATPGYDPTDDLRLLEELWLEKLRPWDERGYNPPPRPR; from the coding sequence ATGGGCGTCTACTGCGTGCGCAACACGGTGAACGGCAAGGCGCTGGTCGGCGTCGCCCGCGACGTGCCGGGCAAGCTCAACAGCCATCGCGCGCAACTGCGGATGCGGGCCCATCGCAACCCGGCGCTGCAGCGGGACTGGGATGCCTTCGGCGCCGACGCCTTCGTCTTCGAGGCGCTTGACCTGCTGACGCCGACGGCGACGCCCGGATACGACCCGACCGACGATCTGCGGCTCCTCGAGGAGCTGTGGCTCGAGAAGCTGCGCCCCTGGGACGAGCGCGGCTACAACCCGCCGCCACGTCCGCGCTGA
- a CDS encoding N-acetyltransferase, with protein sequence MPVEIALARRIADIERGEWEALLGPAGSPFLEWDWLDALEQSGCVSASAGWAPHHLTVRRDGRLIAAAPMYLKGHSQGEFVFDHTWADAAERAGLAYYPKLLVAVPLTPATGPRFLTHPDEPRSALLTLMAESLRDLCTRHQLSSVHVNFCADDEIAPLQAAGFLHRRGVQYHWRNHDYATFDDYLGRMRSKRRVEVKRELRLIADQGITVTPLAGDAIPDELFEPMFRLYKSTIDKLYWGRQYLNAAFFQQLRARWKRNLCFVAAQRGDELLAGAINVQKNGVLYGRYWGCFAEVRQLHFVVCYYAGVRHCIEHGFSRFEPGAGGEYKHWRGFDAAVTHSLHFLAHPGLARAVADFLRREHAHIDDVVGFLDERSVIRKPGG encoded by the coding sequence ATGCCGGTCGAGATCGCGCTCGCGCGTCGCATCGCCGACATCGAGCGCGGCGAGTGGGAGGCGCTGCTCGGTCCCGCCGGCTCGCCGTTCCTCGAATGGGACTGGCTCGACGCGCTCGAGCAGTCGGGCTGCGTCAGCGCCAGCGCCGGCTGGGCGCCGCACCACCTCACGGTGCGCCGCGACGGCCGGCTGATCGCCGCCGCGCCGATGTACCTCAAGGGGCACAGCCAGGGCGAGTTCGTCTTCGACCACACCTGGGCCGACGCCGCCGAACGCGCCGGCCTCGCCTACTATCCGAAGCTGCTGGTCGCGGTGCCGCTCACGCCGGCGACCGGACCGCGCTTCCTCACCCACCCCGACGAGCCGCGGTCGGCGCTGCTGACGCTGATGGCGGAGTCGCTGCGCGACCTCTGCACCCGCCATCAGCTCTCCTCGGTGCACGTCAACTTCTGCGCCGACGACGAGATCGCGCCGCTGCAGGCGGCCGGGTTTCTGCACCGCCGGGGCGTGCAGTACCACTGGCGCAACCACGACTACGCGACCTTCGACGACTACCTGGGGCGCATGCGCAGCAAGCGCCGGGTCGAGGTGAAGCGCGAGCTGCGACTGATCGCCGACCAGGGCATCACCGTCACCCCGCTCGCCGGCGACGCCATCCCCGACGAGCTCTTCGAGCCGATGTTCCGCCTCTACAAGTCGACCATCGACAAGCTGTACTGGGGTCGCCAGTACCTGAACGCCGCCTTCTTCCAGCAGCTTCGCGCGCGCTGGAAGCGCAACCTCTGCTTCGTCGCCGCGCAGCGCGGCGACGAGCTGCTCGCCGGCGCGATCAACGTGCAGAAGAACGGCGTCCTCTACGGCCGCTACTGGGGCTGCTTCGCGGAGGTGCGCCAGCTCCACTTCGTCGTCTGCTACTACGCCGGCGTCCGCCACTGCATCGAGCACGGCTTCAGCCGCTTCGAGCCCGGCGCCGGCGGCGAGTACAAGCACTGGCGCGGCTTCGACGCCGCGGTCACCCACAGCCTGCACTTCCTCGCCCACCCGGGCCTGGCGCGCGCGGTCGCCGACTTCCTGCGCCGCGAGCACGCCCACATCGACGACGTGGTGGGCTTCCTCGACGAGCGCAGCGTGATCAGGAAGCCCGGCGGCTGA